The following are encoded together in the Montipora capricornis isolate CH-2021 chromosome 5, ASM3666992v2, whole genome shotgun sequence genome:
- the LOC138049374 gene encoding D-inositol 3-phosphate glycosyltransferase-like, which produces MACAFPESKGKYDAGSDKVKVTILASEWGSSKGGLSTLNRNLAIQLAKSSDVEISFFVPQCSEKDKREALCHNIRIVEAEKNLVAYEELDLLNYPPDDLQIEVVVGHGVTLGRQAQIIRRYRQCKWVQVVHTDPEEMGMFKCYPDPISKGEEKHKNEVMLCKIADFVVGIGPKLTEAFRSHLRPLNQAIFDFTPGIIEEFLNVKQVAEEGKHRSVLVFGRGDAEDFKLKGFDIAGKAIASLVDTHLVFVGAPDGKHEEIAESFMQCGLPANCLRVRGYEKSRESLKRLFCEVDLMLMPSRTDGFGLTGLEALSAGLPVLVSKNSGFGEALCKVPYGSFFVVNSDKPEAWAASIKNIIWEKDRHSRLVEAEKLRESYHRKYCWTKQSDALLVKIISLVRARLPIQIGVDAVTEGSAQKGTGMEVTPREPQEVVHEVREPSREPGLSTENCGNGSIQSTQAILNRIADRYLQNVNPSNPEQFNSFIVYLEKVRKVLVLDVKPGSLIVTVEIGSEEILEELWKDYCTGHLNEMAQRCLVTEELLEEFGLIEFKLTTLIAEEEYKACKRYFSGSSLLECAKSMF; this is translated from the exons ATGGCATGTGCTTTTCCAGAATCGAAAGGAAAATATGACGCTGGGTCTGATAAAGTTAAAGTCACTATTTTGGCTTCTGAATGGGGATCAAGCAAAGGTGGTCTTTCCACCCTGAACAGAAACTTAGCAATTCAGTTGGCCAAATCCTCGGATGTAgaaatctctttttttgtaCCACAGTGCAGTGAAAAGGACAAGAGAGAAGCCCTTTGCCACAACATTAGGATTGTTGAAGCAGAAAAAAATCTGGTTGCTTATGAAGAGCTGGACTTGCTCAACTATCCACCAGATGATCTGCAAATTGAGGTGGTTGTTGGTCACGGAGTAACACTAGGTCGTCAGGCGCAAATCATAAGAAGATATCGTCAGTGTAAATGGGTGCAAGTGGTGCATACAGACCCAGAAGAGATGGGAATGTTTAAATGTTACCCAGATCCAATTTCTAAGGGCGAAGAAAAGCACAAAAATGAAGTGATGCTTTGTAAAATTGCTGACTTTGTTGTTGGAATAGGACCTAAGTTGACAGAGGCCTTTCGTTCACACCTTCGACCACTCAATCAGGCTATTTTTGACTTTACTCCAGGTATTATTGAAGAATTTCTTAATGTGAAGCAAGTTGCTGAAGAAGGGAAGCATCGCAGTGTTTTGGTGTTTGGTCGCGGTGATGCAGAAGATTTCAAATTAAAGGGATTTGACATTGCAGGAAAGGCCATTGCTTCACTTGTTGACACTCATCTCGTCTTTGTTGGAGCCCCAGATGGAAAACATGAGGAGATAGCAGAGTCTTTCATGCAGTGTGGTCTACCAGCTAATTGCCTAAGAGTTAGAGGCTATGAAAAAAGCAGAGAAAGTTTGAAGAGGTTGTTTTGTGAAGTAGACCTTATGCTCATGCCATCTAGAACAGATGGGTTTGGATTGACTGGTCTTGAAGCCTTGTCTGCTGGTCTGCCAGTTCTTGTCAGCAAGAATTCTGGGTTTGGGGAAGCCCTATGCAAAGTTCCATATGGCTCATTCTTTGTTGTCAACTCAGACAAGCCAGAGGCGTGGGCTGCAAGTATCAAGAACATCATCTGGGAGAAAGACAGGCATAGTCGTCTTGTGGAAGCTGAAAAACTACGTGAATCATATCACAGGAAATACTGCTGGACCAAACAAAGTGATGCCCTTCTTGTCAAGATTATTAGTCTTGTTCGGG CTCGTCTCCCAATTCAAATTGGTGTTGATGCTGTCACTGAAGGTAGTGCACAAAAAGGCACAGGAATGGAAGTGACGCCACGGGAACCTCAAGAAGTTGTCCATGAAGTCAGAGAACCAAGCAGAGAACCAGGTTTGTCAACTGAAAATTGTGGAAACGGAAGTATCCAATCTACGCAAGCAATTTTAAATAGAATTGCAGACAGGTACCTTCAAAATGTTAACCCCTCAAATCCAGAGCAGTTTAACAGTTTCATAGTTTATCTTGAAAAGGTGCGTAAAGTACTGGTTCTTGATGTTAAGCCAGGGAGCTTAATAGTCACTGTTGAGATTGGTTCTGAGGAGATCCTTGAGGAGCTGTGGAAAGATTATTGTACAGGACATTTGAATGAAATGGCCCAGAGATGTCTAGTGACAGAGGAGCTTCTGGAGGAGTTTGGCCTGATTGAGTTTAAACTGACAACACTTATTGCTGAAGAGGAGTACAAGGCTTGTAAACGTTATTTTTCtg GCTCATCTTTGCTCGAATGTGCCAAGAGTATGTTCTAA